The Xenopus laevis strain J_2021 chromosome 5L, Xenopus_laevis_v10.1, whole genome shotgun sequence genome has a segment encoding these proteins:
- the dll1.L gene encoding delta-like protein 1 — MGQQRMLTLLVLSAVLCQISCSGLFELRLQEFVNKKGLLGNMNCCRPGSLASLQRCECKTFFRICLKHYQSNVSPEPPCTYGGAVTPVLGTNSFVVPESSNADPTFSNPIRFPFGFTWPGTFSLIIEAIHADSADDLNTENPERLISRLATQRHLTVGEQWSQDLHSSDRTELKYSYRFVCDEYYYGEGCSDYCRPRDDAFGHFSCGEKGEKLCNPGWKGLYCTEPICLPGCDEHHGYCDKPGECKCRVGWQGRYCDECIRYPGCLHGTCQQPWQCNCQEGWGGLFCNQDLNYCTHHKPCENGATCTNTGQGSYTCSCRPGYTGSNCEIEVNECDANPCKNGGSCSDLENSYTCSCPPGFYGKNCELSAMTCADGPCFNGGRCADNPDGGYICFCPVGYSGFNCEKKIDYCSSNPCANGARCEDLGNSYICQCQEGFSGRNCDDNLDDCTSFPCQNGGTCQDGINDYSCTCPPGYIGKNCSMPITKCEHNPCHNGATCHERNNRYVCQCARGYGGNNCQFLLPEEKPVVVDLTEKYTEGQSGQFPWIAVCAGIVLVLMLLLGCAAVVVCVRVRVQKRRHQPEACRGESKTMNNLANCQREKDISVSFIGTTQIKNTNKKIDFLSESNNEKNGYKPRYPSVDYNLVHELKNEDSPKEERSKCEAKCSSNDSDSEDVNSVHSKRDSSERRRPDSAYSTSKDTKYQSVYVISDEKDECIIATEV, encoded by the exons ATGGGACAGCAGCGCATGCTGACTCTTCTCGTCCTCTCTGCCGTGCTCTGCCAG ATATCCTGCTCCGGACTTTTCGAGCTCAGGCTGCAGGAGTTTGTGAATAAGAAGGGACTGCTGGGCAACATGAACTGCTGCCGACCCGGGTCGCTTGCCAGTTTGCAGCGGTGCGAATGCAAGACCTTCTTCAGAATCTGCCTTAAGCACTACCAGAGCAACGTGTCTCCGGAGCCTCCGTGTACTTACGGCGGCGCAGTCACCCCCGTGTTGGGCACCAACTCCTTCGTTGTTCCGGAGAGCAGTAATGCGGACCCCACATTCAGCAACCCCATCCGATTCCCCTTTGGATTCACATGGCCT GGTACCTTTTCCCTTATCATTGAAGCAATACACGCTGATTCTGCTGATGATTTAAACACAG AGAACCCAGAACGTCTGATAAGTCGCCTTGCCACCCAGCGTCACCTGACTGTTGGAGAGCAGTGGTCCCAAGATTTGCACAGCAGCGACCGAACAGAACTGAAGTACTCCTACCGATTTGTGTGTGATGAATACTACTATGGGGAGGGCTGCTCTGACTACTGCCGCCCCAGAGATGATGCTTTCGGCCATTTTTCCTGTGGTGAAAAAGGAGAGAAATTGTGCAATCCTGGATGGAAGGGGCTGTACTGCACAGAAC CAATTTGTTTGCCTGGATGTGATGAACATCATGGATATTGTGACAAGCCTGGGGAATGCAA ATGTAGAGTGGGTTGGCAAGGCCGCTACTGTGATGAATGCATTCGTTACCCAGGATGCCTGCATGGCACCTGCCAGCAGCCATGGCAATGCAACTGCCAAGAAGGCTGGGGAGGACTTTTCTGTAACCAAG ATCTTAACtactgcacccaccacaagccatGCGAAAATGGAGCCACATGCACCAACACTGGCCAAGGAAGCTACACTTGCTCCTGTCGTCCTGGGTACACTGGCTCCAACTGTGAGATCGAAGTCAATGAATGTGATGCTAACCCTTGCAAGAATGGAGGCAGCTGCTCT GACCTGGAAAACAGTTATACATGTTCCTGCCCACCAGGCTTCTATGGCAAAAACTGTGAACTCAGTGCTATGACCTGTGCCGACGGCCCTTGCTTTAATGGAGGCCGGTGTGCTGACAACCCAGATGGCGGATATATCTGCTTTTGCCCTGTCGGTTACTCTGGCTTCAACTGTGAGAAGAAAATCGATTACTGCAGCTCGAATCCTTGTGCCAATG GAGCTCGCTGTGAAGATCTTGGAAATTCCTATATATGTCAGTGCCAGGAAGGCTTTTCTGGAAGGAACTGTGATGACAACCTGGATGACTGTACTTCCTTCCCTTGCCAGAATGGCGGTACATGCCAGGATGGGATTAATGACTATTCTTGTACCTGTCCCCCTGGCTACATTGGGAAGAACTGCAGTATGCCTATTACCAAATGTGAGCACAATCCATGCCACAATGGTGCAACTTGCCATGAGAGAAATAATCGATATGTGTGTCAATGTGCACGAGGTTATGGTGGTAACAACTGCCAGTTCTTGCTTCCTGAAGAGAAACCTGTTGTTGTCGACTTGACTGAAAAATACACAGAAGGGCAAAGTGGACAGTTCCCATGGATTGCTGTTTGTGCTGGGATTGTCTTGGTGCTGATGTTGCTGCTGGGCTGTGCTGCTGTGGTTGTCTGTGTGAGGGTTAGAGTGCAGAAGAGACGCCATCAGCCTGAGGCCTGCCGTGGTGAGTCCAAGACAATGAATAACCTGGCCAACTGTCAAAGAGAAAAAGACATTTCTGTAAGCTTCATAGGCACAACTCAGATCAAAAACACAAACAAGAAAATAGACTTTCTCAGTGaaagcaacaatgaaaaaaatggctACAAGCCCAGGTACCCTTCTGTGGATTACAATTTAGTTCACGAACTGAAGAATGAGGATTCACCTAAAGAAGAGCGTAGCAAATGTGAAGCTAAGTGCAGCTCAAACGACTCTGATTCAGAAGATGTAAACTCAGTACACTCAAAGAG agattcctcagaaagaagacgACCAGACTCTGCCTACTCAACGTCAAAAGACACAAAATATCAGTCAGTTTATGTCATATCAGATGAGAAAGATGAATGCATCATTGCAACAGAG GTGTAA